A single window of Anopheles moucheti chromosome 2, idAnoMoucSN_F20_07, whole genome shotgun sequence DNA harbors:
- the LOC128299073 gene encoding immunoglobulin domain-containing protein oig-4-like, with amino-acid sequence MHRYRLSTNMSIYIGIVILILLSVAIDDAEARRGRARGRTKSRMQIGLPITGKYRDPESDQYYNNNNGAKITLASHFDYEYVLGHKIAFLCVARGTPRPTITWFKDGVEIFSHLYLHVHEWYIGKDKVKSKIEIDPATQMDAGVYECTADNMYSIDRRSFKTDFSIAFD; translated from the exons ATGCATCGCTATCGATTGTCGACAAACATGTCCATTTACATCGGCATCGTGATTCTTATTTTGCTCTCGGTTGCGATCGACGACGCGGAGGCCAGACGTGGACGCGCTAGGGGTCGCACGAAATCTAGG ATGCAAATTGGACTCCCAATTACGGGTAAATATCGCGATCCAGAATCGGACCAATATTACAACAATAATAAT GGAGCAAAAATAACACTGGCGTCACACTTCGATTATGAATACGTTCTGGGACACAAGATCGCTTTCCTGTGTGTGGCACGTGGAACGCCTCGACCGACAATCACCTGGTTTAAGGACGGTGTTGAGATCTTCAGCCATCTGTATCTGCAC gTGCACGAATGGTATATTGGAAAGGATAAGGTGAAGTCTAAGATTGAGATCGATCCTGCCACGCAGATGGATGCTGGTGTGTACGAGTGTACCGCCGACAACATGTACTCGATCGATCGGAGGAGTTTTAAGACCGATTTCTCGATCGCTTTTGATTAG
- the LOC128299071 gene encoding guanine nucleotide-binding protein subunit beta-2, whose product MPPKDDPEVAALKKEINDMIAKFQEEQKKVADCTLFEKCGDLGDVPKVRISTKKFLKGHINKVNSVHYAGDSRHCVTGSLDGKLIIWDTWTGNKVQVIPLRSAWVMSVAYADSGNFVACGGMDNMCTVYDLNNRDAQGNAKIVRELMGYEGFLSSCRFLDDTHILTGSGDMKICIWDLQVGKKTSEFDAHAGDVVSISMSPDKNTYVTGSVDRTCKLWDVRENTPKQTFYGHDADVNSVCYHPSGFGFATGSEDKTARLFDFRSDQQIGHYEPPNKNSGFTSCALSLSGRYILCGSDDNNIHIWDSMKGQHNGTLSGHENRITSISMAPNGMALASCSWDQHVRIWV is encoded by the exons ATGCCGCCAAAAGACGACCCGGAGGTAGCGGCCTTGAAGAAGGAGATCAATGATATGATTGCCAAATTTCAG GAGGAACAGAAAAAGGTGGCAGATTGTACACTGTTTGAGAAGTGCGGCGATCTGGGCGACGTCCCAAAGGTGCGCATCTCGACGAAAAAGTTTCTCAAGGGTCACATCAACAAGGTAAACTCGGTACATTATGCCGGCGATTCACGACACTGCGTTACTGGTTCGCTGGACGGTAAGCTGATCATCTGGGACACCTGGACGGGCAACAAGGTGCAGGTGATTCCGCTGCGTTCGGCATGGGTCATGAGTGTGGCGTATGCCGACTCGGGTAACTTCGTTGCATGTGGCGGCATGGACAACATGTGCACCGTGTACGATCTGAACAATCGCGACGCGCAAGGTAATGCGAAGATCGTGCGCGAATTGATGGGTTACGAAGGTTTCCTGAGCTCTTGCCGCTTTCTGGACGATACACACATTCTGACCGGATCGGGCGATATGAAAAT CTGCATCTGGGATCTTCAAGTGGGTAAGAAAACGTCCGAGTTCGACGCCCATGCCGGTGATGTCGTGTCGATCTCGATGAGCCCGGACAAGAACACGTACGTCACCGGTTCGGTCGATCGCACGTGCAAGCTGTGGGACGTGAGGGAAAACACACCGAAGCAGACCTTCTACGGCCACGACGCGGATGTGAACAGCGTATGC TATCATCCGAGTGGATTTGGGTTCGCTACCGGGTCGGAGGATAAGACGGCACGCTTGTTCGACTTCCGCTCCGATCAGCAGATTGGCCATTACGAACCACCAAACAAGAACAGTGGATTCACATCCTGTG CTTTGTCCCTGAGCGGCCGTTACATTCTGTGCGGATCGGACGATAACAATATTCACATCTGGGACAGCATGAAGGGACAACACAACG GTACACTGAGTGGTCACGAAAATCGTATCACATCGATCAGCATGGCGCCGAACGGTATGGCATTGGCATCCTGCAGCTGGGATCAACATGTTCGTATCTGGGTCTAA